From Anopheles coluzzii chromosome 3, AcolN3, whole genome shotgun sequence, the proteins below share one genomic window:
- the LOC120957447 gene encoding uncharacterized protein LOC120957447: MAESATILSNPVDEQAQRDLASSEQDAQSVTSEESPYDTDYRSYRYGYRPSYNSDDEPEDDDEGEEDPYQELFMNAYRSAPQSSDEEEETTGEGCLSKVCNPDAKPLSLMEDWDLWDYMDESELKERLKDHPRLLEEITRKRKRRMLEEEDGATAREDDELCDVMNRAIKCVRTETPSLTS, from the exons ATGGCGGAAAG CGCTACCATTCTGAGCAACCCAGTAGATGAACAAGCCCAGCGAGACCTTGCTTCGTCCGAACAAGATGCCCAAAGCGTAACATCGGAAGAATCTCCCTACGACACAGACTACCGAAGCTATCGCTATGGATACCGCCCGTCGTACAATTCCGATGACGAGCCGGAAGATGACGATGAGGGCGAGGAAGACCCGTACCAGGAGCTGTTTATGAATGCGTACCGCTCTGCACCGCAATCGTCGGACGAAGAGGAGGAAACGACCGGCGAGGGATGCCTGAGCAAAGTGTGCAATCCGGACGCAAAGCCACTCTCCCTGATGGAGGATTGGGATCTGTGGGATTACATGGACGAAAGTGAACTGAAGGAACGGTTAAAGGACCATCCACGGCTGCTGGAAGAGATTACCCGCAAACGAAAGCGGCGCAtgctggaggaggaggacggtgCGACGGCTCGCGAAGACGACGAGCTGTGCGATGTGATGAACCGGGCCATTAAGTGTGTCCGTACGGAAACTCCGAGTTTGACCAGCTAA
- the LOC120957444 gene encoding uncharacterized protein LOC120957444 — protein sequence MSIMCTIVSVVLASTLLLASIAFISASSTADGGQHQPGDQQLANHDPNEQGDIWELISAASFPPQSSADRMRRYDRYRGRAHSHREEDDPLQAENSHVVVQVYSVDSDEQQLGNESSPASIGTPIRSLKVENYATPKEQMDGKPTDRVERKVFPPVRNVQEKLDKVISSVEQPEQPEELLSERFFIDDAATKQQKGPNGGRYGGGGNPFDGQTDVESFEREMEQMPLKQGKSAYANSAPFFDYGDHTSQRMLDEFFALRNQDTLAARRSNYDWGEGQLRSRTLEDIEAQGRRVAAGRRKPSGDYQREEDMSYDRYADYAASQQRAGTQKLGRKQRATPSTHGQTHVLNKVPIVAFDGDGSLAPMSGQRSQQFERSRFHYSLPSMVYNPYAAWDPYHLNMLRWPQCGACQQNARALCTKCGLCADCCAHSKCTCGCLNG from the exons ATGAGCATAATGTGCACGATAGTGTCCGTCGTTTTGGCCAGCACACTTCTGCTGGCATCGATCGCTTTCATAAGCGCAAGCAGTACGGCGGACGGTGGGCAGCACCAACCCGGGGACCAGCAGCTGGCAAACCATGACCCGAACGAACAGGGCGACATTTGGGAGCTCATATCGGCCGCATCCTTTCCACCGCAGAGCTCGGCCGACCGGATGCGACGCTACGATCGCTACCGGGGCAGGGCGCACTCGCACCGGGAAGAGGACGATCCGCTGCAGGCCGAAAACAGCCACGTGGTGGTGCAGGTTTACTCGGTCGATTCggacgagcagcagctggGGAACGAATCGTCACCAGCGTCGATCGGCACACCGATCCGCTCACTGAAGGTGGAGAACTACGCGACGCCCAAGGAGCAGATGGACGGCAAACCGACCGATCGGGTCGAGCGGAAGGTCTTTCCACCGGTGCGCAACGTGCAGGAAAAGCTGGACAAGGTGATCTCCTCCGTCGAGCAGCCGGAACAGCCGGAGGAACTGCTCTCGGAACGGTTCTTTATCGACGATGCCGCTACGAAGCAACAGAAGGGACCGAACGGTGGACGGTatggcggtggcggcaatCCATTTGATGGTCAAACGGATGTAGAGAGTTTCGAAAGGGAAATGGAACAGATGCCGCTGAAGCAGGGCAAATCGGCGTACGCCAACTCGGCACCCTTTTTCGACTACGGCGACCACACGAGCCAGCGGATGTTGGACGAGTTCTTTGCGCTGCGCAACCAGGACACGCTGGCGGCCCGCCGCTCCAACTACGACTGGGGCGAGGGACAGCTGCGGTCGCGCACGCTCGAGGACATCGAAGCCCAGGGCCGTCGGGTGGCGGCCGGGAGAAGGAAACCGTCCGGAGACTACCAGCGCGAGGAGGACATGAGCTACGATCGCTACGCAGACTATG CTGCCTCCCAACAGCGTGCCGGTACGCAGAAGCTGGGCCGCAAGCAACGGGCGACACCGTCAACGCACGGCCAAACGCACGTCCTCAACAAGGTGCCGATCGTGGCGTTCGATGGTGATGGATCACTCGCACCCATGTCAGGCCAGCGCTCGCAGCAGTTCGAACGGTCCCGGTTCCACTACTCGCTCCCGTCGATGGTGTACAACCCGTACGCCGCCTGGGATCCGTACCATCTGAACATGTTGCGGTGGCCGCAGTGTGGCGCCTGCCAGCAGAACGCGCGCGCCCTCTGCACCAAGTGTGGGCTGTGTGCGGATTGCTGTGCGCACAGCAAGTGCACCTGCGGCTGCCTGAATGGCTAG
- the LOC120954593 gene encoding uncharacterized protein LOC120954593: protein MAIKIGLLCLLSVVAARGALGQCGEEWYGRPDLEYPSVEEQRSSRSYEEPSEEYYTVKQQRSLRASRYTPAVYRYANDFRQDDEDSDWERYGAGRKSHYDVHKARSRKSYDSYGKSSRSDYTMKGAPVGKLYERKKTSRAAKYGGEGPAGPSYGKTTSLTYKAVAPKASCAQNLLIGCTPTVTRVPCSASSPYDGHASGGVPYYPPAPMYQQPAPSAHHYGMPHPAPYGGYGPPPSSHYYPSPAASHGAPMHQQKEHSEYPTHHAKPSEDAHGYGPSYKAATPEDIPGFAAPVQEPLSESPKVPIISAFAKPSDPPTAGMPPVSSTQPSVNGTAAPAAAGVEGETTSPKTPVGPALTPAPAVPQEENDEFWGSNAESSTDVAEGSTAR, encoded by the coding sequence ATGGCTATCAAGATCGGTTTGCTGTGTCTACTGTCAGTGGTGGCGGCCCGGGGGGCGTTAGGGCAGTGCGGTGAAGAGTGGTACGGTCGGCCGGACTTGGAGTACCCGAGTGTGGAGGAGCAGCGATCTTCCCGCAGCTACGAGGAACCGAGCGAGGAGTACTACACGGTGAAGCAGCAGCGTTCGCTGCGAGCAAGCCGTTACACCCCAGCAGTCTACCGGTATGCCAATGACTTCCGGCAGGATGATGAGGACAGTGACTGGGAGCGGTACGGTGCCGGACGCAAGTCGCACTACGATGTGCATAAGGCACGCAGCCGCAAGTCGTACGATTCGTACGGTAAATCTTCCCGCAGTGATTACACCATGAAGGGAGCGCCCGTTGGGAAGTTGTACGAACGCAAGAAGACAAGCCGAGCGGCCAAGTACGGTGGAGAAGGTCCAGCTGGACCGTCGTACGGCAAGACAACCTCGCTGACGTATAAGGCAGTAGCACCGAAGGCAAGCTGTGCGCAGAATTTACTGATCGGTTGTACGCCCACCGTGACGCGGGTTCCGTGCTCCGCGAGTTCCCCTTACGATGGCCATGCTTCGGGCGGTGTTCCATACTATCCGCCGGCTCCAATGTACCAGCAGCCTGCCCCGTCAGCTCATCATTATGGAATGCCTCACCCAGCACCGTATGGTGGGTATGGACCGCCACCATCGTCTCACTACTATCCTTCACCGGCAGCATCCCACGGAGCACCGATGCACCAGCAGAAAGAGCACTCCGAATACCCAACTCACCATGCCAAACCGTCCGAAGATGCCCACGGGTATGGCCCATCGTACAAAGCCGCCACACCGGAAGACATTCCCGGGTTTGCCGCACCCGTCCAGGAACCGCTGAGCGAATCGCCCAAGGTGCCGATCATCTCCGCCTTTGCCAAACCGTCCGATCCACCGACCGCCGGGATGCCACCGGTCAGCTCAACCCAACCGAGTGTCAATgggacagcagcaccagcagcagcaggagtgGAGGGTGAGACGACATCTCCCAAGACACCGGTGGGGCCTGCGCTGACGCCCGCGCCAGCCGTCCCGCAGGAAGAAAACGATGAGTTCTGGGGCTCGAACGCGGAAAGTTCAACGGACGTTGCCGAGGGCTCCACGGCCCGGTGA
- the LOC120957446 gene encoding uncharacterized protein LOC120957446, translating into MFWKWLEDNFKYRRKCAIVFGRRRRNSVLEVSGSQKITQQQYRALLACIDYLEQHIGVYGLFVTGGSVTHVKRIFDKLKAGCPLLLDYLRSAHAPRECAMAFHQFLSLYQVQVLPQRCVDVVLGDVAGVPKRLIALDVLNLLHEEYDDTRLHFAKRYLQLMRRYTLYGYLRPTEVHAVITPYLVVPKIFLGPDLRTNMQAKSMTLLELFLLAQLLDDPSALSEQLQQACAAYRESN; encoded by the exons ATGTTTTGGAAATGGCTGGAGGACAACTTCAAGTACCGGCGAAAGTG CGCGATCGTGTTTGGCCGGAGGCGCCGTAACTCGGTGCTGGAAGTCAGCGGAAGTCAGAAGATcacccagcagcagtaccGTGCCCTGCTGGCCTGCATCGATTATCTGGAGCAAC ACATTGGCGTTTACGGGCTGTTCGTGACCGGCGGTAGCGTAACGCACGTGAAAAGAATATTCGACAAGCTGAAAGCTGGCTGTCCACTGTTGCTGGATTACCTGCGCTCGGCCCATGCACCGCGGGAATGTGCGATGGCTTTCCATCAGTTCCTTTCCCTGTATCAGGTGCAAGTGCTTCCTCAGCGTTGTGTCGATGTCGTGCTGG GAGATGTGGCCGGCGTACCGAAGCGGCTGATCGCACTCGACGTGCTGAACCTGCTGCACGAAGAGTACGACGATACGCGCCTTCACTTTGCCAAGCGCTATCTGCAGCTGATGCGCCGCTACACCCTGTACGGCTACCTGCGGCCGACGGAAGTGCACGCCGTCATCACACCGTACCTGGTGGTGCCGAAAATATTCCTCGGCCCCGATCTGCGCACCAACATGCAGGCGAAATCGATGACGCTGTTGGAGCTGTTTCTGCTAGCACAGCTGTTGGACGATCCGTCCGCACTGTCGGAACAGCTACAGCAGGCTTGTGCTGCGTATAGGGAATCGAACTGA